A genomic stretch from Candidatus Deferrimicrobiaceae bacterium includes:
- a CDS encoding cache domain-containing protein, translated as MKKVFIAGIAILLCLGLAGSVLAESATKDECIAKTKEAAKLINEKGLDAGIAEINKKDGKFVWKDSYVFVVDFDGMVLAHPTLVGKNVIDIKDKAEDPAKAKYLFKEFTETAKSKGEGWVGYMWANPGDPKPRKKISYIFRVPGKNVYTAAGIWE; from the coding sequence ATGAAAAAAGTCTTCATAGCGGGGATTGCCATTTTGCTCTGCCTCGGCCTGGCGGGTAGCGTCCTTGCCGAGAGCGCAACCAAAGACGAATGCATCGCGAAGACCAAGGAAGCGGCGAAGTTGATCAACGAGAAGGGGCTCGACGCCGGGATAGCGGAGATCAACAAGAAAGACGGCAAGTTCGTGTGGAAGGACTCCTATGTCTTTGTCGTGGACTTCGACGGGATGGTGCTTGCCCACCCGACTCTGGTCGGGAAGAACGTTATTGACATAAAGGACAAGGCGGAGGACCCGGCGAAGGCGAAATACCTCTTCAAAGAGTTCACTGAAACGGCCAAGAGCAAGGGGGAAGGCTGGGTCGGCTACATGTGGGCCAACCCCGGCGACCCGAAGCCCCGGAAGAAGATCAGCTATATTTTCCGTGTGCCTGGAAAGAACGTTTACACCGCCGCCGGGATCTGGGAGTAG